One genomic segment of Rivularia sp. PCC 7116 includes these proteins:
- a CDS encoding carbohydrate porin yields the protein MSRNILNPSKYINRKPSSKVYTLLYSVSFLVLWMVAFSGSATAQVESPQEDSIQDLENSFIEQMKTPGGTPEKTPPANTSEPLSARVTLPVLTAQDISQLQPDLVANSDSCNAQSYCQQVKPVSETKASELTFNQLLNPLPQEESADNSEVQEFAAPEVANAVNARTYIAPLPPLPGTQRQPQLNNSVESQPTFNQLLYSSPNQTSAEVKPTLSNNPLLSSPEFASTVNKKSQPVFNQAANKQLPELPSPTTQRNSVAQQIEPKPIPQQPTAVIRKSPVGEPSLTLQGVYVTQGDDTSARARVTGIYPLTPQAVFGATLDMTSEGSTFDDSRNEGLNINELYFATSLAGLPNLRFVIGQMDLTSYFDRNSFAKDGASQFFNPVFQTNPALSSTGIASSPGMLVNWNVTDKVAAKAAIFSSSQALSDFSLDGFAGEIGIRHGNAIIRGTYATARDAGNRDSFGESFGIARGNNQFGPLEEDREESYGINAEVFIPEMKLGLFGRYGRYENRDLGEGAQTYSLGLSFLDLLTPDDRLGLAYGRALSNDSLRTGKQPDVVELFYDFKFLPNLRVGLSFQGRDSFDESVLGIRVKSEFDITPNRRKSR from the coding sequence ATGAGTCGAAATATATTGAATCCTTCCAAATATATCAATCGCAAACCTAGCTCTAAGGTTTATACGCTGCTTTATTCAGTCTCATTTTTAGTTTTGTGGATGGTGGCATTTAGCGGTTCGGCTACCGCGCAGGTTGAGTCTCCGCAGGAAGACAGTATTCAGGATTTAGAGAATAGTTTTATTGAACAAATGAAAACCCCTGGAGGAACTCCTGAGAAAACACCTCCTGCGAATACAAGCGAGCCACTCTCGGCGAGAGTTACTTTACCGGTACTAACAGCACAGGATATATCTCAACTTCAACCAGACTTAGTTGCTAATTCTGATAGCTGTAATGCCCAGAGCTATTGTCAACAAGTAAAACCAGTTAGTGAGACTAAAGCTTCGGAACTCACTTTTAATCAACTACTCAATCCTTTACCCCAAGAAGAATCAGCGGACAATAGCGAAGTACAGGAATTTGCGGCTCCCGAAGTTGCCAATGCAGTTAATGCCCGAACTTACATTGCTCCTTTACCTCCACTCCCAGGAACTCAGAGGCAACCACAACTAAATAATAGTGTTGAATCTCAACCGACTTTTAACCAATTACTTTATTCATCCCCAAACCAAACTTCAGCTGAGGTAAAGCCAACATTAAGCAATAACCCATTACTAAGTTCACCCGAATTTGCATCCACGGTTAATAAAAAATCTCAACCAGTCTTTAATCAAGCTGCCAACAAGCAACTACCAGAATTACCATCACCTACAACTCAAAGGAATTCAGTCGCTCAGCAAATCGAGCCAAAGCCAATTCCTCAACAGCCTACTGCTGTTATCCGCAAGTCTCCTGTAGGAGAGCCATCTTTAACCCTCCAAGGTGTCTATGTAACTCAGGGTGATGATACCTCAGCAAGGGCAAGAGTAACAGGAATTTATCCCTTGACTCCTCAAGCTGTATTCGGTGCCACTTTAGATATGACTAGTGAAGGTAGTACCTTTGACGATTCCCGTAATGAAGGCTTGAATATCAACGAACTGTATTTCGCAACTTCTTTGGCGGGATTGCCTAACTTACGCTTTGTTATCGGGCAAATGGATCTAACTTCATATTTTGACCGAAATAGCTTCGCGAAAGATGGAGCAAGCCAGTTTTTTAATCCGGTTTTTCAAACAAATCCAGCATTGTCTTCTACAGGTATTGCTTCAAGCCCTGGTATGTTAGTTAATTGGAATGTCACCGATAAGGTGGCAGCCAAAGCTGCAATATTCTCTTCTTCCCAGGCACTTAGTGATTTTAGTTTGGATGGATTTGCAGGTGAAATTGGCATCCGTCACGGTAATGCGATTATTCGCGGCACTTATGCCACAGCTAGGGATGCAGGCAATCGGGATTCATTCGGCGAAAGCTTTGGAATTGCCAGAGGAAATAATCAATTTGGACCTTTAGAAGAGGATAGAGAAGAATCATATGGAATAAACGCTGAAGTATTTATTCCAGAGATGAAATTAGGCTTATTTGGACGCTACGGACGCTACGAGAACCGAGATTTAGGAGAAGGTGCCCAAACTTATTCATTAGGATTAAGTTTCTTGGATTTGCTTACGCCAGATGACAGGTTGGGTTTAGCTTACGGACGCGCTCTTTCTAACGACAGTCTCCGCACGGGAAAACAGCCAGATGTAGTAGAACTTTTTTATGACTTTAAATTCCTTCCCAATCTCCGCGTAGGCTTATCCTTCCAAGGAAGAGACAGTTTCGACGAATCCGTTTTGGGTATAAGGGTGAAATCTGAATTTGATATTACTCCAAATAGGAGAAAATCTCGATGA
- a CDS encoding cellulose biosynthesis cyclic di-GMP-binding regulatory protein BcsB, translated as MKRLLYLSQASTQIFIIFCSLLMSPYSSLDAQAVAQESFIAQADTSDVDEDTDATSETATSGKTITHNLEFNRAPIVGNRMRLRGIYSEGRLGFTRPRGWNIGNVKASIRFQHSPALYANRSNLTVLVNDTAVGSVPLNRKNSQIGELLVNIPPKLLQDYNELKIVAQQNNSEICTNPNDPNLWTEILPDSKLVFNFQRKSVAENFSRYPYPIFDKLGLEASKINYLQPTNVDPTWLTAASRLQASLGRKADFRSLDADLVTDITKVKSNEKVVIIGTPQEQPALAEIDLPITVEGNKILNKEQTVVPDDRGVLIMTTTESGSPVLIATGNGKEGVEKAIKFLVQSDTSKMGSGQVVVVDKVPELPTPGERQWPRYLPEKNSFQLSEITAENEEKFKDVTVRGAGAPAVEIDFRALPDDRFLRGSSMNLVYSYGPQLNPRTSAVEVLLDGNFIGGERLSSESGETRKNLKVDLPPKLIKPNSKIEVFFRMNAREPFNNESCIYAPDQQLTGTLHNETSFDLKRETSATLPNLELLQFGFPFASPQDLSQTTIVVPKNPSKTNVLTLLEFSERLGRLSQAPSVKLDVYTPDTLSNDESAKNNHIVAIGTQNNFPISEALEKSQGLNLSQSFFRLFGNEQDKEQVKLQIPQDSQGMIKQIISPWNNDRVVLALTAQTESGLDRVRQVLDRDAWFFQLKQDTVLISSDEKEPNAYDDNAFELSFFNNAPKTRRLDNSNALSKTSQMFQENWLFIPVGIVGLALILYGIVQLYLKRLNVKDKT; from the coding sequence ATGAAGCGACTACTTTATCTTTCCCAAGCTAGTACTCAAATATTTATCATTTTTTGTTCGCTTTTGATGTCCCCTTATTCTTCGTTAGACGCTCAAGCCGTCGCACAAGAAAGCTTTATAGCTCAAGCAGATACTTCAGATGTAGACGAAGATACAGATGCTACTTCTGAGACTGCGACTTCCGGGAAGACGATAACTCATAACTTAGAATTTAATCGCGCTCCGATTGTAGGTAATCGGATGCGCCTGCGAGGAATTTATTCTGAAGGTCGTTTGGGCTTTACTCGTCCCCGTGGTTGGAATATAGGAAATGTAAAAGCTTCGATTCGCTTTCAACATTCACCCGCACTTTACGCTAACCGTTCTAACTTGACCGTTTTGGTTAACGATACAGCTGTCGGTAGCGTACCTCTTAACCGTAAAAATTCACAAATTGGCGAACTACTGGTAAATATTCCGCCAAAATTACTTCAAGATTATAACGAACTAAAAATAGTTGCTCAACAAAATAATTCGGAAATTTGTACGAATCCCAACGATCCCAATCTTTGGACGGAGATTCTGCCTGATTCCAAATTAGTTTTTAATTTTCAACGAAAGTCAGTTGCAGAAAATTTCAGCCGTTATCCTTATCCCATTTTTGACAAGCTGGGTTTAGAAGCTAGTAAAATCAATTATCTACAGCCAACTAACGTCGATCCAACATGGTTAACCGCAGCATCAAGACTGCAAGCTTCTTTGGGTAGAAAGGCTGATTTCCGTTCTTTAGATGCTGATTTAGTAACCGATATTACAAAGGTTAAGTCCAACGAAAAAGTAGTAATTATCGGTACTCCCCAAGAACAACCAGCTTTAGCGGAAATAGATTTACCAATTACAGTCGAAGGAAATAAAATCCTCAATAAAGAACAAACCGTGGTACCGGATGACCGGGGAGTTCTGATAATGACTACCACCGAAAGCGGCTCTCCCGTATTAATTGCTACTGGTAACGGCAAAGAGGGAGTGGAGAAAGCTATTAAGTTTTTGGTACAGTCGGATACCAGCAAAATGGGTAGCGGTCAAGTTGTCGTTGTTGATAAAGTTCCAGAATTACCAACTCCTGGAGAACGCCAATGGCCTCGTTATTTACCCGAGAAAAACTCTTTTCAGTTGAGCGAGATTACCGCTGAAAACGAAGAGAAATTTAAAGATGTCACGGTGCGAGGAGCGGGAGCGCCAGCAGTAGAAATTGATTTTCGAGCCTTGCCAGACGACCGTTTTTTACGCGGTAGTTCTATGAATTTAGTCTACAGCTACGGTCCTCAACTCAACCCCAGAACTTCTGCTGTTGAAGTATTGCTAGATGGAAACTTCATTGGTGGCGAACGTTTATCTTCAGAATCCGGAGAGACTCGTAAAAATCTCAAAGTTGATTTACCTCCTAAATTAATTAAACCCAATTCCAAAATTGAAGTATTCTTCCGCATGAATGCGAGAGAACCTTTTAATAACGAAAGCTGTATTTATGCCCCCGACCAACAATTAACGGGTACGCTGCATAACGAAACTAGCTTTGACCTCAAGCGCGAAACCTCTGCGACATTACCAAATCTAGAGTTGCTGCAATTTGGATTTCCTTTTGCATCTCCCCAAGATTTATCCCAAACAACAATCGTTGTTCCTAAAAATCCTTCTAAAACGAATGTATTAACTTTGTTGGAGTTTAGCGAACGTTTAGGTCGTCTTTCTCAAGCTCCTTCGGTAAAACTCGATGTTTATACCCCCGATACATTGTCTAATGATGAGTCAGCCAAAAATAATCATATCGTTGCAATTGGCACCCAAAATAATTTTCCCATCTCAGAAGCTCTCGAAAAGAGTCAAGGATTAAATTTGAGCCAGTCATTCTTCCGCTTATTTGGCAACGAACAAGACAAAGAGCAGGTAAAGCTGCAAATTCCTCAAGATTCCCAAGGCATGATTAAGCAAATTATTTCTCCTTGGAATAACGATCGCGTAGTCTTGGCTTTGACTGCTCAAACTGAATCAGGCTTGGATAGAGTCAGACAAGTTTTAGATCGCGATGCTTGGTTCTTCCAGTTAAAACAAGACACCGTATTAATTAGCAGCGATGAAAAAGAGCCAAATGCTTATGATGACAATGCATTTGAATTGAGCTTTTTCAACAATGCTCCTAAGACTCGTCGGCTAGACAACAGTAATGCACTAAGCAAGACTTCTCAAATGTTTCAAGAAAATTGGCTGTTCATACCCGTGGGTATTGTCGGTTTAGCCTTGATACTTTACGGCATTGTTCAGCTATATCTGAAGCGCTTAAATGTCAAGGATAAAACGTAG
- a CDS encoding NifU family protein, with amino-acid sequence MELTNKNVETVLDELRPYLMSDGGNVELVELDGPVVKLRLQGACGSCPSSAMTLRMGIERRLREMIPEIAEVEQVV; translated from the coding sequence ATGGAATTAACAAATAAAAATGTAGAAACGGTTCTTGATGAATTGCGCCCATATTTAATGTCTGATGGCGGCAATGTGGAACTTGTAGAACTTGATGGCCCTGTTGTTAAACTACGTTTACAAGGTGCCTGCGGTTCTTGTCCTAGTTCCGCTATGACTCTAAGAATGGGTATCGAACGCCGACTTAGAGAAATGATTCCTGAAATTGCAGAAGTGGAACAAGTGGTGTAG
- a CDS encoding tetratricopeptide repeat protein, whose translation MSKELEILNKITNNLYPVQNKNAKNKNTKQINQWLIVPFYCLLTTSLVAVPIFTNNEPVQAQKSSSSLVKQGNRLLKKGWVDDAIQVFRRAVKRNPRSLQANLGLAIAYKRAGNIDAAWDSYQRVLSIDPNNQLALKTIGLFGTYRPQWQAGGIKALNTLLNLSPNDFQSRSLRALLYYYQGRINDSVADYQILLSNNPTPEIILGAAETYTYAQNYPEALELFQRYLSTGRNLTANAAIAYGRALQKTGNPTQAIEVLENQLRSSNTSDSLALTARAELSQAYLANNQQAQALAVLQPLRGRQDAVLLLAGALNEIRKRTNDSALAAEVAGLYQQVLADNPNPSPLLLLQVADVFSGLPQGEKIALQLYKQAAVKLPNDKSLVLRQLALENKLGVINQNTFGRRLTQALQNPPQDAVELQKFASALVQINTRNPEYIAGYRSILRTGVDAPFLNFRIAQMYLQQKDTIASRKALAAYTATPEGTNNLAAQLLAAEIELQEGNLEASARRYQAVLNTNPDNDEITNGALRALAGLRSQQKRFDEALSYYNQLLARQPQNPTYQLGQISIGYQANKINQQQATTVLNNWLATQKATSTPPELYSLVGQLPASARWEPLYKYLLQLEPNNLQIQERWLQVVAQSNPAKAQALVKQFAAANPSNSTEVEGQLSKAIGDLNLAGVAYEKVLRNQPDNMGALAALGGIRFEQRRYEAAEKIYSQILRQKPQNREARMAIADLNAILDKPLAALNQMEKLQIQQMSEGVTDRKLEEKKQKLQEDFLLRRGFQPFWEDPNRRIRN comes from the coding sequence ATGAGTAAAGAACTAGAAATCTTAAATAAAATCACAAATAATTTGTATCCGGTGCAGAACAAGAACGCGAAAAACAAAAATACCAAACAAATTAACCAGTGGTTGATTGTTCCTTTTTACTGCTTGCTGACAACTTCTTTGGTAGCGGTACCCATCTTTACTAATAATGAACCCGTTCAAGCACAAAAATCTTCGTCAAGCTTGGTAAAACAAGGAAACAGACTTTTGAAGAAAGGATGGGTAGATGATGCAATCCAAGTATTTCGTCGAGCAGTCAAACGCAATCCACGTTCTTTACAGGCAAATTTAGGTTTGGCGATCGCCTATAAGCGTGCTGGAAATATTGATGCTGCCTGGGATTCTTACCAGCGTGTACTGTCTATCGATCCTAATAACCAATTAGCTCTTAAAACTATTGGTTTGTTTGGAACCTATCGTCCCCAATGGCAAGCTGGAGGTATAAAGGCTCTCAATACTTTATTAAATCTGAGTCCGAATGATTTTCAATCTCGGAGTCTAAGAGCTTTACTTTATTACTATCAAGGCAGAATCAACGATTCAGTGGCAGATTACCAGATTTTGCTGAGCAACAACCCCACGCCAGAGATTATTCTCGGGGCTGCGGAAACTTACACCTATGCTCAAAATTATCCCGAAGCACTAGAACTGTTTCAACGCTACCTTTCAACTGGCAGAAATCTTACTGCCAATGCAGCCATTGCCTACGGTAGAGCTTTGCAAAAAACTGGCAATCCCACACAAGCCATAGAGGTACTCGAAAATCAATTACGTAGTTCTAATACTTCTGATTCTTTAGCGCTTACAGCTCGGGCTGAATTATCCCAAGCTTATCTTGCTAACAATCAACAAGCTCAGGCTTTAGCTGTATTACAACCTCTGCGCGGTAGACAAGATGCGGTTTTACTATTAGCTGGTGCCTTAAACGAAATACGCAAGCGCACAAACGATTCCGCTTTAGCAGCAGAAGTAGCTGGTTTATACCAACAAGTATTAGCGGATAATCCCAATCCTTCACCTTTGTTACTGCTGCAAGTTGCCGATGTATTTTCTGGTTTACCGCAAGGAGAGAAAATAGCTCTACAGCTTTACAAGCAGGCTGCGGTAAAATTACCAAACGACAAAAGTTTGGTGTTGCGCCAATTGGCTTTAGAGAACAAGCTGGGTGTAATTAATCAAAATACTTTCGGGCGTAGATTGACTCAGGCATTACAAAACCCACCACAAGATGCAGTCGAATTACAAAAATTTGCTAGTGCTTTAGTACAAATTAATACTCGCAATCCGGAATATATTGCTGGATACCGAAGTATATTGCGAACAGGAGTAGATGCTCCTTTCCTAAATTTCCGGATTGCTCAAATGTATTTGCAGCAAAAAGATACAATTGCTTCCAGAAAAGCTTTAGCGGCTTATACAGCCACTCCTGAAGGAACAAATAATTTAGCTGCTCAGTTATTAGCAGCAGAAATTGAGTTACAGGAAGGAAATCTAGAAGCTAGTGCCAGACGCTACCAAGCTGTACTTAACACCAATCCCGATAATGATGAGATTACCAACGGTGCTTTACGAGCATTAGCGGGGCTGCGTTCGCAACAAAAGCGTTTTGATGAAGCTTTAAGTTATTACAATCAACTATTAGCTCGTCAACCGCAAAATCCTACATATCAGTTGGGACAAATTAGCATTGGCTATCAAGCTAATAAAATTAACCAACAGCAAGCAACTACAGTACTAAATAACTGGTTAGCAACTCAAAAAGCGACTTCAACACCCCCGGAATTATATAGCTTGGTGGGACAACTGCCAGCTTCGGCACGATGGGAACCTCTGTACAAATACCTTTTGCAATTGGAACCTAACAACTTACAAATCCAAGAGCGCTGGTTGCAAGTTGTGGCTCAAAGTAACCCAGCCAAAGCACAAGCATTAGTGAAACAGTTTGCAGCAGCTAACCCAAGTAATTCGACTGAAGTCGAAGGACAGTTATCTAAAGCAATAGGGGATCTGAATTTAGCAGGAGTCGCCTACGAGAAGGTTTTGAGAAATCAGCCAGATAATATGGGTGCTCTTGCGGCCTTGGGAGGAATCCGTTTTGAACAACGTCGCTACGAAGCAGCAGAGAAAATTTACTCCCAGATATTGAGGCAAAAGCCCCAAAATCGGGAAGCTAGGATGGCGATCGCCGATCTAAATGCCATTTTAGATAAACCTTTAGCTGCTCTAAATCAGATGGAGAAATTACAAATTCAGCAAATGTCTGAGGGCGTAACAGATCGAAAATTAGAAGAGAAAAAGCAGAAACTCCAAGAAGATTTTCTTCTAAGACGCGGTTTTCAACCTTTTTGGGAAGATCCAAATCGCAGAATTCGTAATTAG
- a CDS encoding DUF3386 domain-containing protein yields the protein MKTSKTAEELFKDAYNSRYTWDENFPGYSADVQLKQGQGVYTGKIFIHRDLSVEVTGIDDKQVEEGVYIQLWDVVTHRKPTTFKDSHGNHQFIKGSPDDSQLVSIVVKGDSLDSSYKIRGKEICQVTRVKGNTAFTIDTHENLDTGEGYVASRYDAVFRDVATNQVQSILKFQDSYEKVDKYYLMTKQVVQDCIDGQNTTTEFSYSNIRLLKPAIV from the coding sequence ATGAAAACTTCAAAAACAGCAGAAGAGTTATTTAAAGACGCTTACAACAGTCGTTATACTTGGGACGAAAACTTTCCCGGTTACAGCGCTGATGTGCAGCTAAAGCAGGGGCAAGGAGTTTACACGGGTAAAATATTTATTCACCGTGACTTGAGTGTAGAAGTAACTGGAATTGACGACAAGCAAGTGGAAGAAGGTGTATACATCCAATTATGGGATGTTGTTACTCACCGCAAACCTACTACTTTTAAAGATTCTCACGGGAATCATCAGTTTATCAAAGGCTCACCAGATGATTCACAATTAGTTTCAATTGTTGTGAAGGGTGATTCTCTTGATTCTAGCTACAAAATCCGAGGAAAAGAAATTTGTCAAGTAACTCGGGTAAAGGGTAATACGGCTTTTACGATTGATACCCACGAAAACTTAGATACGGGGGAAGGTTATGTTGCTAGTCGTTACGACGCTGTTTTTCGCGATGTTGCAACAAATCAAGTTCAAAGCATTCTCAAATTTCAAGATTCCTATGAAAAGGTAGACAAATATTATCTAATGACCAAGCAGGTGGTACAAGATTGTATTGATGGTCAAAATACTACAACCGAGTTTAGCTATTCCAATATTAGGCTATTAAAACCAGCGATAGTTTAA
- a CDS encoding alpha-amylase/alpha-mannosidase, which produces MSQPLHIAFIWHQHQPLYKSPEGGSSSYLSTGRYRLPWVRLHGTKDYLDLILMLERYPKLHQTVNLVPSLILQLEDYIAGTAFDPYLEVSLTPTEQLTSGQLEFILEHFFDANYDTLIQPHPRYSELYQIRQEKGEAWCLANWSLQDYSDLLAWHNLAWIDPLFWDDGEIAAWLKQGKDFSLSDRQRIYSKQREILGKIIPQHRQMQEAGQLEVMTTPYTHPILPLLADTDVGRVAVPNMNLPRYRFSWAEDIPRHLSKGWEFYKDRFKRKPRGLWPSEQSVSPAVLPYIVEQGFEWICSDEAVLGWSLQQFFHRDEVGNIQQPDLLYRPYRLQTDKGDLSIVFRDHALSDLVGFTYSGMPPQDAAQDLIARLHKIAQMQQHSQSEQPWLVTIALDGENCWEFYEQDGKPFLEALYEGFSKEPELKLVTVSEFLEQFPAQATMKGEQLHSGSWVDGSFTTWIGDPVKNRAWDYLTQARQTLANHPEATEENNPAVWEALYAAEGSDWFWWFGEGHSSNQDAIFDQLFRLHLRGIYRALNEPIPTYLNQPLEIHEAQTDRRATGFIHPAINGSAEEQGWEKAGRLEIGGARGTMHSSSPIQRLWYGLDQSNFYLRMDFKTGIVPGKDLASELNLLWFYPNKIMHNGSSPIVNTPDTAPVNYLFHHHLQINFSTRSIKFQQAGEYSQWFSRETHAQAALNTCLEVAVPWQDLRQPPESAIRLLLVLSEKGNFRTYLPENGLIAIE; this is translated from the coding sequence ATGTCTCAACCCCTGCATATTGCTTTTATTTGGCATCAACATCAACCTTTATATAAGTCTCCTGAAGGAGGTAGTTCTTCGTATCTTAGTACTGGAAGATACCGCTTACCTTGGGTAAGACTACATGGTACCAAGGATTATTTAGATTTGATTTTGATGTTGGAACGCTACCCGAAACTGCATCAAACCGTTAATTTGGTACCATCGCTAATATTGCAGCTAGAAGATTATATTGCCGGTACTGCTTTCGATCCTTATTTAGAAGTTAGTTTAACCCCTACAGAACAACTAACGAGCGGACAGTTAGAATTTATTCTCGAACATTTTTTTGACGCTAATTACGATACTTTAATTCAACCCCATCCCCGCTACAGCGAACTTTATCAAATTCGTCAGGAAAAGGGAGAAGCTTGGTGTTTGGCTAATTGGAGTTTACAAGATTACAGCGATTTATTGGCTTGGCATAATTTGGCTTGGATCGATCCGCTGTTTTGGGATGATGGGGAAATAGCCGCTTGGTTGAAGCAGGGCAAAGATTTTAGCTTGAGCGATCGCCAGCGTATTTACTCGAAGCAGCGAGAAATATTAGGTAAAATCATACCGCAACATCGGCAGATGCAGGAAGCAGGACAGTTAGAGGTGATGACTACTCCTTATACGCATCCGATTTTACCTTTGCTCGCGGATACTGATGTGGGTAGAGTCGCAGTACCCAATATGAATTTACCGCGATATCGTTTTTCTTGGGCTGAAGACATTCCCCGTCACCTAAGTAAGGGATGGGAGTTTTATAAAGATAGATTCAAACGAAAACCTCGTGGGTTATGGCCATCAGAACAATCGGTTAGTCCGGCTGTTTTACCGTATATCGTGGAACAGGGATTTGAGTGGATATGCTCGGATGAAGCAGTTTTAGGATGGAGTTTACAGCAGTTTTTCCACCGAGATGAAGTAGGGAATATCCAACAACCGGATTTACTTTATCGTCCTTACCGCTTGCAAACGGATAAAGGGGATTTATCAATTGTTTTTCGCGACCATGCTTTATCCGATTTAGTTGGTTTTACCTATAGTGGAATGCCTCCTCAAGATGCTGCACAAGATTTAATCGCAAGATTGCACAAAATTGCTCAAATGCAGCAACACAGTCAAAGCGAACAACCTTGGTTAGTTACTATTGCTTTAGATGGCGAAAACTGTTGGGAATTCTACGAACAAGATGGTAAACCTTTCTTAGAAGCTTTATACGAAGGCTTTAGTAAAGAACCGGAGTTAAAACTAGTCACGGTTTCCGAATTTTTGGAACAGTTTCCCGCTCAAGCTACAATGAAAGGCGAGCAATTACACAGTGGTTCTTGGGTCGATGGCAGCTTTACAACTTGGATTGGCGACCCGGTAAAAAATAGAGCTTGGGACTACTTAACTCAAGCCAGACAAACATTAGCAAATCATCCAGAAGCAACTGAAGAAAACAACCCCGCTGTCTGGGAAGCTTTATACGCTGCCGAGGGTTCCGACTGGTTCTGGTGGTTCGGAGAAGGTCATTCATCGAATCAAGATGCTATTTTTGACCAATTATTCCGCTTGCATTTGCGGGGAATTTACCGAGCATTGAACGAACCCATACCAACTTATTTAAATCAACCTTTAGAAATCCACGAAGCGCAAACCGATCGTAGAGCAACTGGATTTATTCATCCAGCAATTAATGGAAGTGCCGAGGAACAAGGTTGGGAAAAAGCGGGGCGTTTAGAAATAGGCGGTGCCCGAGGAACTATGCACAGCAGCAGCCCGATACAAAGGTTGTGGTACGGCTTAGACCAATCTAATTTTTATTTACGCATGGATTTCAAAACTGGAATCGTGCCAGGAAAAGATTTAGCTTCTGAGTTAAACCTGCTGTGGTTTTATCCAAATAAAATCATGCACAACGGTAGTTCACCGATAGTAAACACGCCGGATACAGCACCAGTTAATTATTTATTTCACCATCATTTGCAAATAAATTTTTCAACACGCTCAATTAAATTTCAGCAAGCTGGTGAATATAGCCAATGGTTTTCTCGGGAAACTCACGCTCAAGCAGCTTTGAATACTTGTCTGGAAGTTGCAGTACCGTGGCAAGATTTGCGGCAACCTCCCGAATCTGCGATTAGACTTTTGTTAGTACTTTCCGAAAAAGGAAATTTTCGCACTTATTTACCAGAAAACGGATTAATCGCTATTGAGTAA
- a CDS encoding glycosyl hydrolase family 8, which translates to MMRYLPLIAAIVSQIGLYSCNSGSSAVNFPSQNQQTPMPSFTPLSTDDNYDVFLAALPKETQNRELLAKSWSSYRRLFIQSDGRVIDFQAKDRSTSEGQAYAMLRAVLIDDATTFAKTLNWAENNLQRQQNDSLWAWKWGRRKDGSWGTIDSNFASDADIDAITALIFAYRKWQNPQYLELARIKLQDLWKLSTFTDSSEKRYLLPGPSDAFVPNSSTIYLNPSYLAPYAFRIFAQVDPERDWLSLVDSSYQVLEKSLGLSGVGLPSDWVALNLETEEFFALPAQSNIQTVYSFDAYRIWWRIALDATWFNSSQAKSYLQKSTQHLQKEWRQKSYLLASIDLKGKPLVDYEATSQYAMFHVAMRLLKPGIAQEILVKKILPKYQKGTWGDRSGYYTQNLVWLSLFNPSDVPQKLIQKE; encoded by the coding sequence ATGATGCGATATTTGCCATTAATAGCGGCGATAGTTAGCCAAATCGGCTTGTACTCTTGCAACTCTGGTTCTTCAGCAGTCAACTTTCCCAGCCAGAACCAGCAAACTCCGATGCCTTCATTTACTCCATTGTCAACTGACGATAATTACGACGTATTTCTTGCAGCCTTACCAAAAGAAACTCAAAATCGGGAATTATTAGCAAAAAGTTGGAGCAGCTATCGCCGGTTATTTATACAGAGCGATGGACGAGTAATTGATTTTCAAGCTAAAGATAGATCTACCAGCGAAGGTCAAGCTTATGCCATGCTCAGAGCAGTTTTAATCGATGATGCCACAACTTTTGCCAAAACTTTAAACTGGGCAGAGAATAATCTGCAACGGCAACAGAATGATAGTCTGTGGGCTTGGAAATGGGGAAGAAGGAAAGATGGTAGTTGGGGCACTATCGACAGTAACTTTGCTAGCGATGCAGATATTGATGCGATAACAGCCTTGATTTTTGCTTATAGAAAATGGCAAAATCCTCAATATCTAGAATTAGCTCGGATAAAATTACAGGACTTGTGGAAACTGTCTACTTTTACTGATAGTAGCGAGAAACGCTATTTACTACCAGGTCCTAGCGATGCGTTTGTTCCCAATTCATCTACTATTTATCTTAATCCTTCCTACCTGGCTCCCTATGCTTTTCGGATTTTTGCTCAAGTCGATCCAGAACGTGATTGGTTGAGCTTAGTAGATAGTAGTTATCAGGTGCTGGAGAAATCATTAGGGCTTTCTGGTGTGGGCTTGCCTAGCGACTGGGTAGCATTAAATCTAGAAACAGAAGAATTTTTCGCCCTCCCCGCACAAAGCAATATTCAAACTGTATACAGTTTTGATGCTTACCGCATTTGGTGGCGAATCGCTCTTGATGCTACATGGTTTAATTCATCCCAAGCAAAAAGCTATCTCCAAAAATCTACCCAACATCTTCAAAAAGAATGGCGGCAAAAATCTTACTTACTTGCAAGCATTGATTTAAAAGGAAAGCCATTAGTAGATTACGAAGCAACGTCACAATACGCAATGTTTCATGTGGCTATGAGGCTTTTAAAACCTGGTATAGCTCAAGAAATATTAGTAAAAAAAATATTACCTAAGTATCAAAAAGGAACTTGGGGAGACCGTTCGGGTTACTACACCCAAAACTTGGTTTGGTTGAGCTTATTCAATCCTTCAGATGTACCCCAAAAATTAATTCAGAAGGAATAA